The following are encoded together in the Budorcas taxicolor isolate Tak-1 chromosome 4, Takin1.1, whole genome shotgun sequence genome:
- the LOC128046511 gene encoding olfactory receptor 2A25: protein MEGNQTSVTEFILLGFPLNTRTQMLLFGLFSLFYALTLLGNGVILGLISLDPRLHTPMYFFLSHLAIADMAYACSTVPQMLVNLLSPAKPIPFAGCITQTFLFLSFAHTECLLLVVMSYDRYVAICHPLRYSIIMSWRVCITLTVTSWVFGVLLALVHLVLLLPLPFCGPHQINHFFCEIIAVLKLACADTHLNETMVLAGAVSVLVGPFSLIVVSYIHILCAILKIRSGEGRQKAFSTCSSHLCVFGLFYGTAIIMYVGPRYGDSKEGKKYLLLFHSLFNPMLNPLIYSLRNKEVKAALKRMLDKERS from the coding sequence ATGGAGGGAAATCAGACCTCTGTCACAGAGTTCATCCTACTGGGATTCCCCCTTAACACAAGGACTCAGATGCTCCTCTTTGGGCTCTTCTCCCTGTTCTATGCCCTCACCCTGCTGGGGAACGGGGTCATCCTGGGGCTCATCTCACTGGACCCCAGActgcacacccccatgtacttcttcctctcacACCTGGCCATCGCTGACATGGCCTACGCCTGCAGCACGGTGCCCCAGATGCTGGTCAACCTTCTGAGTCCAGCCAAGCCCATCCCCTTTGCTGGCTGCATCACACagacctttctctttctgagtttcgCTCACACTGAGTGTCTGCTCCTGGTGGTGATGTCCTATGATCGGtatgtggccatctgccaccCCCTCCGTTATTCGATCATCATGAGCTGGAGAGTCTGCATCACGCTGACAGTGACATCTTGGGTTTTCGGAGTCCTCCTAGCCCTAGTCCACCTGGTGTTACTCCTACCATTACCCTTCTGTGGGCCGCATCAAATTAATCACTTTTTCTGTGAAATCATAGCTGTTCTCAAGCTGGCCTGTGCAGACACCCACCTTAATGAGACCATGGTTTTGGCTGGGGCGGTGTCTGTGCTGGTGGGACCTTTCTCCTTGATTGTGGTGTCTTATATTCATATTCTATGTGCCATCCTAAAGATCCGGTCAGGAGAAGGGCGCCAgaaagccttctccacctgctcatCCCACCTCTGTGTTTTTGGGCTCTTTTATGGCACAGCCATTATCATGTATGTTGGGCCCCGATATGGGGACTCtaaggaagggaaaaaatacCTTTTGCTGTTTCATAGCCTTTTCAATCCCATGCTCAACCCCCTGATCTATAGTCTGAGGAATAAAGAGGTCAAAGCTGCTCTGAAGAGAATGCTTGATAAAGAGAGAAGTTGA